A genomic window from Silene latifolia isolate original U9 population chromosome Y, ASM4854445v1, whole genome shotgun sequence includes:
- the LOC141632392 gene encoding protein FAR1-RELATED SEQUENCE 5-like produces the protein MFFATLVEALLFYKVYALSYGFEPRLYTTKKLRGGEIYKKYVVCNRQGYKENKNVENKGNTRLVKITRDAHLQKLTRKLNAFHKHTIINNSNVNIGASTSFRLCKEYTDGYENVGASLTDFKNLNRDIKCFIGSKDAQMFIDRFKEIAETHKGFYFAYYTDEAHILPRVFCCDSQSTQNYSLFGDAVSFDVTYRTNKYDMVFAPFTGGDHHKKSVTFGARLLEHEDDESFKWCFEKFLDAMNQKEPQCFITDQDPALILAVPAVFNKARHRFCIWHIMQKVTVKVGSSICKDTGFLSRFNSVFWDITLDVSVGNIAPTVSEFEFKWAEVIKEFKLEDNSWLDSIYGDRAKWIHAYFTDLPMGCILRTMQISESENSFFKRLENKFGTLVEFWLRFQSVMDQHRYAQTCVDKDSDHSLPNLVSPLAIVKDALTVYTHAVFKEFREEVETAICSCGVVGVTYETYHEYSEFGDGIIGKIFQSCGKQLSKIPEKYILKCWTMNSYRTTFIDAHGTVDENVDATHYHNLAVSNVWTEFYSIIPVLKSLPEGQVQELSNFLKSYREKFCSQSLPMTKDQEMEQLLGV, from the exons ATGTTTTTTGCTACACTTGTTGAAGCGCTTCTATTTTACAAAGTTTATGCTCTGTCATATGGTTTTGAACCTAGGCTGTATACTACCAAAAAACTACGAGGTGGTGAAATATATAAGAAATATGTTGTTTGCAATCGCCAAGGTTATAAAGAGAATAAGAATGTGGAAAACAAGGGCAATACAAGGTTAGTGAAAATTACAAGG GATGCTCATCTCCAGAAATTGACAAGAAAGCTTAATGCATTTCACAAGCATACAATCATCAATAACTCTAACGTGAACATTGGGGCTTCAACAAGTTTCAGGCTTTGTAAAGAGTATACGGATGGATATGAAAATGTTGGTGCATCATTGACAGATTTTAAGAATTTAAACAGGGATATTAAGTGTTTTATAGGTAGTAAAGATGCACAAATGTTCATTGATCGATTTAAAGAAATTGCTGAAACACATAAGGGTTTTTATTTTGCCTATTACACTGATGAAGCACATATTTTGCCTAGAGTGTTTTGTTGTGATTCACAATCTACGCAGAACTATTCATTGTTTGGTGATGCTGTTAGTTTTGACGTGACttatcgaaccaacaaatatgaTATGGTGTTTGCACCTTTCACTGGTGGTGATCATCATAAGAAGTCTGTTACATTTGGTGCAAGATTGCTTGAACATGAGGATGACGAATCATTTAAGTGGTGTTTTGAAAAATTTTTGGATGCAATGAATCAAAAAGAACCACAATGTTTTATTACTGATCAGGACCCTGCACTTATACTGGCTGTTCCTGCTGTTTTTAATAAAGCTCGTCACCGCTTTTGCATATGGCATATCATGCAAAAAGTGACCGTCAAAGTAGGTTCATCCATATGCAAGGACACAGGATTTCTGTCTCGTTTCAATTCAGTATTTTGGGATATTACCTTGGATGTttctgtgggaaatatcg ctccaacagttTCTGAGTTTGAGTTTAAGTGGGCGGAGGTTATTAAAGAATTTAAGTTGGAAGATAACTCTTGGTTGGACAGTATTTATGGTGACCGTGCAAAGTGGATTCATGCATATTTTACTGATTTGCCTATGGGTTGTATATTGAGAACTATGCAAATATCTGAAAGTGAGAATTCCTTTTTTAAGCGTTTGGAGAATAAGTTTGGTACTCTGGTTGAATTTTGGTTGAGATTTCAAAGTGTTATGGACCAGCATCGATATGCACAAACCTGCGTTGATAAAGATAGTGATCATTCACTGCCCAATTTAGTATCACCACTAGCAATAGTGAAGGACGCTTTAACTGTGTACACCCATGCTGTTTTCAAAGAGTTTCGAGAGGAAGTCGAGACTGCTATATGCTCATGTGGTGTAGTTGGAGTAACATATGAAACTTATCATGAGTATTCTGAATTTGGTGATGGAATCATTGGTAAAATTTTCCAGAGTTGT GGGAAACAACTTAGTAAAATTCCCGAGAAATATATATTGAAATGTTGGACAATGAATTCTTACAGGACTACTTTTATTGATGCACATGGTACTGTAGATGAAAATGTTGATGCTACTCATTATCACAATTTAGCTGTCTCTAATGTTTGGACTGAGTTCTATTCTATTATCCCTGTTCTGAAGTCACTCCCGGAGGGTCAAGTTCAGGAGTTGTCAAATTTTCTGAAATCATATCGTGAGAAATTCTGTTCGCAGAGTCTTCCAATGACGAAAGATCAAGAAATGGAGCAGTTGTTGGGGGTGTAG